CGGTTCCGATTAGGATGCTGCCGTACTCCTCGATggtcctcttcacctcctcctgACTGGCCTGGATTTGGGACAGCTTACTGCGAGCCTGCGGGGGCAGAACCACAACCGGAACATCCCACTGGCACCTGATTGGTCAGCCTAACCGTCAATCAAATTAAGAAGTCCAGCCTCTTTAGAAACAGGGCCACGCCCCCTTGTAAGCACccctccacacccccccccacctggctGATCTCCTCCTGTGTGGCCTTGAGGGACCTTGTGACAGCATCCAGCCGCGTCCTGCCGGCACGCACGCTCTGCTCCAGCTGAGTCTCCTCGTGCTGTAAGCGCCCCAGCTCCGCCCTGGCCTCTCCTAGCTCCACCTCCTGGCTCTGAATGTCCGCCTCCTGTGACTGGATCTGGCTCTGCAGAGAGGTCACCTGCGAGTGCACCTGGCCGTTAGGGACTGTCTGCTGTATGTCGGAGCCCCCAGAGGCAGACGGGCACGGCAGGGACGCACCGTGTGGGATTCCTCCCGGCACTTGAGCCGCACATCGGCCAGCATGGATTCCAGCtttgccctctgctggtccATCTCCTGCAGCCGCTCCTGTGCATCCTGCTTCTGTGCCTCCAGCTGCTGCAGGCCGCTGGCCTCCCGCTCCAGGTCCCTCTGCATCTCCTGTCATGGTGGGCAGGGTGCGAGAGAAGGGGCTGCTGTTTATCAGGTCGGATGATAGGTGCCGCAGCGGTTAAGGATGCAGATCACCTTCCAAGGGACCCAGGATCAAACAGGAAGCTTATAAAAAGCATATAGAAAATTGGATAAATAGCAAAATGATGCTCCTGACGTCGGGATTCGAACCAACAATCTTCctgtcacaggcacagcatctgaACCCCGAGCCGCACCCCTACGTTGACTCCCTCACCTGCACCTCACTTGATTTGTGCCTGATGGCCTCCTCCTTCTCCCTGACCTCCTTCTCCAGCAGAGATTTCTCCCTGAGCAGAAACAGGAACAAAACACACTCTGGTTTTTATGATCCTGAATTCGGAATTGATCAGAATCACCTACATAAACCGCAGAAATGACATATCAGCACAGCGCCCTCTGATGCCTGTCGGCCTGTATGGCTTCCTGTCCACTAGGTCTAAAACCTGACAGGGTCCTTTTATTCATTCAATATAAAGATTAAATCCACACAAGTCACCACAGCCAGATAACAGACACGTTCTTATGCACTATAAGATATACCTAACATTCATGTTTCACCCCTGGTGGACAGAGATGGTACAGCAGATCAGCAGACAAATACAATAAGTAGTCTCTCCCACTGCCAGCTCACCTCTGCAGCTCAGCAATCTCCAGGCTCACATCATCCAGATCTTTGATCCCAGTGAGCTCAACCAGCCCCTCTGAGTCCAAtctttcctggggggggggtggagaaaTGGTGCCTGAACCAAAAGCTACGGGTCATCTGTTTGCATGTTGTTGACATGTTCATTATCATAGTGTTTATTAACCTAAATTATATTAAGTGGTGCTACCAACAGGGGGCAGCATTGACATCTGAACGCACAAAACATGACAGACCCACAGGCTGGCGATGAAAGAGAATCAGGGCACAAGCACAACAcaagaccagcagggggcagaagaGTTACTCACATGCTGCATTTCTGACAGGCGTGTTGCGTCTGACCCCATGTGGGGCAGGAACCCCAAAAGGCTCTGGAAGAGAGAAACAGAAGATAGAGCAGCGTCTGCAGTGAGAGGTGTGATGGACATTGTGGGGAGAAAGAGTGTGAGACCAAAGGGaaggggggagagggagaggaagagagggggagagagggagagagggatagAGGAAAGACAtttggagagagagagggagaagaagAGAGGAAAGAAAGAGTGGGAGGGAAAGACATAAGGAGAAGGGGAAAGacgaaggcagaaagaggaagagaaaaggggagagagtgagacaggaagggaggaagagagagggctggaggagagagggggagagaggctACTCCAGAGAGGAGGTTAAGACCACCTGGGTGGCGAGTCACAGCAGAGTCCCTGTAATCTCAGTCCTGATCTCCTAGGGGCGGCCAGGTAGCGAATCACAGCAGAGTCCCTGTAATGTCAGTCCTGAATCTCCTAAGGGCGGTCAGGTGGTGAGTCACAGCAGAGTCCCTGTAATGTCAGTCCTGAATCTCCTAAGGGCAGTCAGGTGGCAAGTCACAGCAGAGTCCCTGTAATCTCAGTCCTGAATCTCCTAGGGGCGGTCAGGTGGCGAGTCACAGCAGAGTCCCTGTAATCTCAGTCCTGAATCTCCTAGGGGCGGTCAGGTGGCGAGTCACAGCAGAGTCCCTGTAATGTCAGTCCTGAATCTCCTAAGGGCGGCCGGGTGGCGAGTCACAGCAGAGTCCCTGTAATCTCAGTCCTGATCTCCTAAGGGCAGTCAGGTGGCGAGTCACAGCAGAGTTCCTGTAATCTCAGTCCTGAATCTCCTAAGGGCGGCCGGGTGGCGAGTCACAGCAGAGTCCCTGTAATCTCAGTCCTGATCTCCTAAGGGCAGCCAGGTGGCGAGTCACAGCAGAGTTCCTGTAATCTCAGTCCTGAATCTCCTAAGGGCGGCCGGGTGGCGAGTCACAGCAGAGTCCCTGTAATTCCAGTCACACAATTGGATTTATTCCACAGTCTTCTTCATTAATTACAGGTTCGCTAATTAGCCTAATGGCTGGAGTGAATGGAACAGCTGAAATCACATGAAACCTAAACTGATTCATAACTTGTTTAACACAGTAACCCAAATATGGTTCAGTTCAGGAGCTATaatgctgaactgattgtttcaCTCGAACCCGAGCCCTGGACCTGGGATCGAAGGGTAGCTACATCTCTACATGAGTCCATACGCGGTTTCTTCCTTTCATTCTTCACCAGAGATTGAGGACGACTTACACTGTCATTCACCACCAAGCCCCCAGAGGTAGCTGCCAGCCATTTCCCACAATCCAGTTCAGCAGACCAGCCGCTCAGGGTACTCACAGCCTCCGGGGCAGCCCTCTCCGAGGGGGGCAGCATGTCGGGGGTGAGGGCCTGCGGGGGGTCCAGCCCTTTGAAGACCTTTTGGTTGATGAGGTACATGGCCAGAGAGAACTGCTCCTTGGTCAGCTTCCCCACCTGTCTGGTGTCAGCCagggacctggggggggggggcaggggggggggtacccTTTATGGTCTTTCTACCCAAACCTGCACCATCCTTAAAAATGATAAAGCTTCCACATATTTACAGGAATCCTGCATTTCTGTTTGACATGGTCTCTCTGAGAACCTCAAAAAGGAGCATTTTGGTTTATAAGACCAGTGGTTAGATGCTGCATCCTGCACCGGGCCGGATCGGGTCAGACCACACACCCTAGTGAGTGCCCCTCCCTCCGCTTACCAGATGTGGGCCAGCAGGTTTTGAGAAAGCCCGGAATTAATGAAGATCTCTTTCACTTCATGGCCACCGACCAGGCCGTCCATATCCAAGTCTGTCTTCTGGAAGATGTCGTCatagcgccccctgtctgccgCCGGCACTACCCAGGATATGGAGGGCTAAGGTGAAGACGCAGGGAGAACCGAACGATCAGGAAAAACCAGAATATGATTTTCAAAGAGGAAAACAGGAATGAATCGACAGGAATGCGACCAGGCCGGATCTCAGCATTCCAGAAACTGCGTGCGGATCTCGGGGAAGCATCCGGCTCGCCCTGGAACCACAATCCGCAAGACAACCAGCAGTCCCACCTTGAAGGCACACCTGGCTCAGAGACGCTAAGCTAACACTCTAAGGCATTCGCATGTTACCATGGAAACGCAGCCCACGCACCTGTGGCTCGAGTGAGGGCCTGGGAGAGGGGCTACTGGGAACCGAGACCAGGCtggtgtgggtgggggtggagtgcAGGCTGTccctggctggggggggcgtAGACGGCAGGACACACACGGAGCCGGGGAATGTGCAGCCGACCTTTTTCCTCTTGGAGGGTGGGATGAGGGCGGAGGGGAGACTCGGGGGGATGGGCTCGTGCTCCAGGCTGCGGTACACCAGGTACAttgcctggggggggaggggggtcagcaGTGACAGGTACAGCACCGGGGATGATTCCAGAACCGCCAGAACTCACCACAGCAAACTCCTCTCTGTCCAGGCTTCCGTCTTTATCAATGTCGCTGAGATCCCACACCTGTGGATCAtggggaagtggggggggggcatttacagGGCAGCGAGACGCACTGGAATGCAGCTGGATGCAGACGGACACAGCTAGATGCAGCTGGATGCAGCCGGACACAGACTCACCTTTCCCAGCACTTCCATAGGCAGGTTGGACTTCATCAGCACTGGTTTTGCTTTCGTGCCGGACAGAAGTCCGTTTACTGGGGACAGGCTCTCGAAAATGTCACTGAAGGTCTCCCTCTCCTCCGGCTGCGGGGACAGTGACAGACAGAGCGTTTTTTCACTGGTCCACGGGCCACCCAGAACTTAACAAGGAAGTGCCCTGTATTCTGGGGGCAGAGCCAGGTGCACGCCTCGGTCACTCCTCCGGCACGGTAACTCCTCCGCCACGGTCAGCAACGTCGGGCTCCTCACCTTCACGGCCCAGTGGGTGTCGCCCAAGGACATGCTGCTCAGAATCGGACTGCCTGTGTCAGTCTGCAAACAGAACACTTCAAGTGAAGAAACATCACTCCTACGTTACTCAAACATTACTCAGATATTACTCAAACGTTACTGAAACGTCAGCCACACTGTACTTCGGCACTCACAAACGTAGGCGGGGGTCCCGGGAGCTCGAGGCCAGTGAGGCTGATTTCCTGTCCATTCTGGGCTCGACCCACAAGCCTCAGAGCTACCAGGAAGCCCTGCAAAGACACGAGAGCAGCAAATGAGAATGAGCCCCCCGGCCATGTCGAGATGGGGGCTATGCGATGGCGGCTGGCTGCACCTGCTTGTCCAGGAAGCCATTTCCATTGGAGTCTGCCAGCTCCCATATCTGAAGATCAGAAGTTGCATGTCGGTTATCTTACATTCCAGTCACACATGCAGTCACACACCTCAGCGTCCCAGACACACATGCTCTCACGCACCTGGCCCAGAGTACGGTCAGGAAGCTTTGACTTTTTCAGGAATAGTGCAGCCTCACTGGCTCCCACCCTACCTGTACTTCTGGGATCGACCTGCAGAGGGAGACAAAGTGCACCCACACAGAGCCAGCTTCACCCACAATAACACTTAACATGTTTTTCATTGGATTATTCAGTATCAGGGCAAGGCTGGCAGTATCCAGCGCTCGGTATTGTGGCTTGACACCATGAGTGATAGAGGTCAAATTATGAGTCAGTGAAGTGTACTATCTACCCCACCCTGCACCTGTACAGGCCCACCCTATATGAAGCGATACATCATCCCAACCTACCCCATAGAAACATGAAAGCCGACTACAAGTTTccatttataaaaaataaacttaaaCTTCCAAACTACAGCCAGGACGTCTTTacaatgtgacccccccccccaagtaggACAGCAtgttcccacacacacacaaacacacacaggcaggttGGCAACTTCATTGTCAGTACCTGTCTGTAGAAGTTCTCATATATGGGGTTTCCACCGGACAGCTGCAGGGACAGAAACACACTCACCATGTTAGGAAGAGCGTCACACAGATGCCATGCAAACATTCAGCCTTGCAAACACAAAGGAGGGGCGT
This genomic interval from Brienomyrus brachyistius isolate T26 chromosome 21, BBRACH_0.4, whole genome shotgun sequence contains the following:
- the LOC125716592 gene encoding epidermal growth factor receptor substrate 15-like 1 isoform X3, whose product is MAALPSLAQLSGGNPIYENFYRQVDPRSTGRVGASEAALFLKKSKLPDRTLGQIWELADSNGNGFLDKQGFLVALRLVGRAQNGQEISLTGLELPGPPPTFTDTGSPILSSMSLGDTHWAVKPEERETFSDIFESLSPVNGLLSGTKAKPVLMKSNLPMEVLGKVWDLSDIDKDGSLDREEFAVAMYLVYRSLEHEPIPPSLPSALIPPSKRKKVGCTFPGSVCVLPSTPPPARDSLHSTPTHTSLVSVPSSPSPRPSLEPQPSISWVVPAADRGRYDDIFQKTDLDMDGLVGGHEVKEIFINSGLSQNLLAHIWSLADTRQVGKLTKEQFSLAMYLINQKVFKGLDPPQALTPDMLPPSERAAPEASLLGFLPHMGSDATRLSEMQHERLDSEGLVELTGIKDLDDVSLEIAELQREKSLLEKEVREKEEAIRHKSSEVQEMQRDLEREASGLQQLEAQKQDAQERLQEMDQQRAKLESMLADVRLKCREESHTVTSLQSQIQSQEADIQSQEVELGEARAELGRLQHEETQLEQSVRAGRTRLDAVTRSLKATQEEISQARSKLSQIQASQEEVKRTIEEYGSILIGTGSINLTDAFPPGDALQEPLRTKASLFPAPSPELTSDPFPTEDPFRSDPFKDTFSGDPFKGSDPFKTSSSDGFFERDLFSPSASFGPSSRAASVGPKPNTSDLFSSSDFADFSHMTKGLVDDPLARRQHSPARTGPPRPAPPSAAWK
- the LOC125716592 gene encoding epidermal growth factor receptor substrate 15-like 1 isoform X4, giving the protein MAALPSLAQLSGGNPIYENFYRQVDPRSTGRVGASEAALFLKKSKLPDRTLGQIWELADSNGNGFLDKQGFLVALRLVGRAQNGQEISLTGLELPGPPPTFTDTGSPILSSMSLGDTHWAVKPEERETFSDIFESLSPVNGLLSGTKAKPVLMKSNLPMEVLGKVWDLSDIDKDGSLDREEFAVAMYLVYRSLEHEPIPPSLPSALIPPSKRKKVGCTFPGSVCVLPSTPPPARDSLHSTPTHTSLVSVPSSPSPRPSLEPQPSISWVVPAADRGRYDDIFQKTDLDMDGLVGGHEVKEIFINSGLSQNLLAHIWSLADTRQVGKLTKEQFSLAMYLINQKVFKGLDPPQALTPDMLPPSERAAPEASLLGFLPHMGSDATRLSEMQHERLDSEGLVELTGIKDLDDVSLEIAELQREKSLLEKEVREKEEAIRHKSSEVQEMQRDLEREASGLQQLEAQKQDAQERLQEMDQQRAKLESMLADVRLKCREESHTVTSLQSQIQSQEADIQSQEVELGEARAELGRLQHEETQLEQSVRAGRTRLDAVTRSLKATQEEISQARSKLSQIQASQEEVKRTIEEYGSILIGTGSINLTDAFPPGDALQEPLRTKASLFPAPSPELTSDPFPTEDPFRSDPFKDTFSGDPFKGSDPFKTSSSDGFFERDLFSPSASFGPSSRAASVGPKPNTSDLFSSSDFADFSHMTKGLVDDPLARRQHSPARTGPPRPAPPSAWK
- the LOC125716592 gene encoding epidermal growth factor receptor substrate 15-like 1 isoform X2, whose translation is MAALPSLAQLSGGNPIYENFYRQVDPRSTGRVGASEAALFLKKSKLPDRTLGQIWELADSNGNGFLDKQGFLVALRLVGRAQNGQEISLTGLELPGPPPTFTDTGSPILSSMSLGDTHWAVKPEERETFSDIFESLSPVNGLLSGTKAKPVLMKSNLPMEVLGKVWDLSDIDKDGSLDREEFAVAMYLVYRSLEHEPIPPSLPSALIPPSKRKKVGCTFPGSVCVLPSTPPPARDSLHSTPTHTSLVSVPSSPSPRPSLEPQPSISWVVPAADRGRYDDIFQKTDLDMDGLVGGHEVKEIFINSGLSQNLLAHIWSLADTRQVGKLTKEQFSLAMYLINQKVFKGLDPPQALTPDMLPPSERAAPEASLLGFLPHMGSDATRLSEMQHERLDSEGLVELTGIKDLDDVSLEIAELQREKSLLEKEVREKEEAIRHKSSEVQEMQRDLEREASGLQQLEAQKQDAQERLQEMDQQRAKLESMLADVRLKCREESHTVTSLQSQIQSQEADIQSQEVELGEARAELGRLQHEETQLEQSVRAGRTRLDAVTRSLKATQEEISQARSKLSQIQASQEEVKRTIEEYGSILIGTGSINLTDAFPPGDALEPLRTKASLFPAPSPELTSDPFPTEDPFRSDPFKDTFSGDPFKGSDPFKTSSSDGFFERDLFSPSASFGPSSRAASVGPKPNTSDLFSSSDFADFSHMTKGLVDDPLARRQHSPARTGPPRPAPPSGELPSGGSQMLRPPPTVEMCNLSHGFARYYKQEGRVS
- the LOC125716592 gene encoding epidermal growth factor receptor substrate 15-like 1 isoform X1, giving the protein MAALPSLAQLSGGNPIYENFYRQVDPRSTGRVGASEAALFLKKSKLPDRTLGQIWELADSNGNGFLDKQGFLVALRLVGRAQNGQEISLTGLELPGPPPTFTDTGSPILSSMSLGDTHWAVKPEERETFSDIFESLSPVNGLLSGTKAKPVLMKSNLPMEVLGKVWDLSDIDKDGSLDREEFAVAMYLVYRSLEHEPIPPSLPSALIPPSKRKKVGCTFPGSVCVLPSTPPPARDSLHSTPTHTSLVSVPSSPSPRPSLEPQPSISWVVPAADRGRYDDIFQKTDLDMDGLVGGHEVKEIFINSGLSQNLLAHIWSLADTRQVGKLTKEQFSLAMYLINQKVFKGLDPPQALTPDMLPPSERAAPEASLLGFLPHMGSDATRLSEMQHERLDSEGLVELTGIKDLDDVSLEIAELQREKSLLEKEVREKEEAIRHKSSEVQEMQRDLEREASGLQQLEAQKQDAQERLQEMDQQRAKLESMLADVRLKCREESHTVTSLQSQIQSQEADIQSQEVELGEARAELGRLQHEETQLEQSVRAGRTRLDAVTRSLKATQEEISQARSKLSQIQASQEEVKRTIEEYGSILIGTGSINLTDAFPPGDALQEPLRTKASLFPAPSPELTSDPFPTEDPFRSDPFKDTFSGDPFKGSDPFKTSSSDGFFERDLFSPSASFGPSSRAASVGPKPNTSDLFSSSDFADFSHMTKGLVDDPLARRQHSPARTGPPRPAPPSGELPSGGSQMLRPPPTVEMCNLSHGFARYYKQEGRVS